In Sulfitobacter guttiformis, the genomic stretch CCTTGATCAGCGCATCCTCGGCGCCTTTGTCCACTTCGAACAAAAGTTCGTCATGTACCTGCAGCAACATTTTTGCGGGCAGTCCGTCAATCGCGGCGGGCATGCGGATCATGGCCCGGCGGATTACATCGGCAGCGGTGCCCTGAATGGGAGCGTTGATTGCGGCACGGGCTGCAAAACCGGCGCGCGGGCCTTTTGACGCAATTTCGGGCGTGTGGATTTTACGACCAAACAGTGTCTGGACATATCCATGCTCTTTAGCGAACGCTTTTGTGTCATCCATATAGGTCCGGATGCCGGGAAAACGCTCGAAATAACGGTCGATAAAGCCCTGCGCCTCTGCACGTGGAATGCGCAAATTGCGGGCGAGGCCAAAGCCGGAAATTCCGTAAATCACACCAAAATTGATCGCCTTGGCCTGACGGCGAATCTCTGGCGTCATTTCTTCCATTGGCACATTGAACATCTCGCTTGCAGTCATCGCGTGAATATCGAGACCGTCTGCAAACGCTTGCTTCAATGCAGGCAGGTCGGCGATGTGGGCAAGCAGACGCAGTTCGATCTGGCTGTAGTCGAGGGCGACCAGAACCTTGCCTTCTTCCGCTACAAACGCTTCGCGGATGCGGCGTCCTTCCTCGCTCCGGATGGGGATGTTTTGAAGGTTCGGATCAGTTGAGGATAAACGGCCTGTCGAGGCGCCGGTAATCGAATAGGACGTGTGCACACGGCCAGTATCGCGGTTTATATGGGTCTGCAGCGCGTCTGTGTACGTCGATTTCAGCTTTGAAAGTTGGCGCCAGTCGAGTACGCGACCGGGCAGTTCATGCTCTGTTGCCAGATCCTCAAGCACGTCGACACCTGTAGCATAAGCGCCTGTCTTGCCCTTTTTGCCGCCCTCAAGTCCCATTTCGTCGAACAGGATTTCACCCAACTGCTTGGGTGATCCTACATTGAATTTCCGACCCGCCAGTGCATAGATCTCATCTTCCAGCCCTGCCATTTTCTGTGAAAAGGCATTCGACATGCGACTTAGCGTATCACGGTCAACTTTGACGCCGTACCGTTCCATCTGTGCCAAAACAGGGACCAGCGGACGTTCCAACGTTTCGTAAACCCGTGTGGTCTGAACGCGGTGCAGCATTGGTTTGAACATCTGCCACAGTCGCAGTGTAATGTCAGCATCTTCGGCGGCATAGGGTACGGCCTGTTCCAGCGGAACCTTATCAAAAGTTACGGCAGATTTTCCCGAACCCAAAAGCGGCTTTATCGGGATAGGCGTGTGGCCAAGATATCGCTCCGATAGGGTGTCCATACCATGACCGTGGAGGCCCGCGTGCATCGCATAGGACATCAACATCGTGTCATCGAACGGAGCTACTGTGATTCCGAGTTGCGCAAAAATCTTGGCGTCATATTTCATATTTTGCCCGATCTTTAGGATCGCAGGATCCTCCAGCATCGGCGTAAGCAGGGTTAGCGCCTCTTCGACTTTCATCTGCCCCTCGGCCAGGTCATCAGAGCCGAACAGATCGTCAGAGCGGCTCGTTTTGTGAATAAGCGGGATGTAGCACGCTTCGCCCGCCTCGACGCACAGCGATATCCCCACAAGCTCGGCAATCATCTCGTCCAGTCCGGTGGTCTCTGTATCAACCGCAACATATCCACGTGCGTAGATACGCTCTATCCAGCCTTCTAGAGCCGTTTTGTCGCCGACCATGGTATACTTGGCCTCATTAAAGGGCACGACTTTGATCTCGGGTGCGCCCTCAACAGCTGCGGGCGCCGGAATGGCGGGTGCTTCGACTTTGAGCGTGTTTGCGATCCGCTGTGTGAGCGTGCGGAATTCCATTTCAGTCAGAAATTTGAGCAGCTTGTCAGGGTCCGGATCGCGAACCTCGAGATCGTCAAGCGTGAAGTCCAGCGGGGTATTGTCGTCCAGCAGGACCAGCTTCCGCGACAGGCGGATCTGGTCGGCATGGTCGATGAGGGTCTGGCGGCGCTTCGGTTGTTTGATCTCGCCTGCGCGCTCCAGCAGGGTGTCGAGATCGCCGTATTCGTTGATGAGAAGGGCAGCGGTTTTGATGCCAATGCCGGGCGCGCCGGGCACGTTGTCGACGCTGTCGCCAGCCAATGCCTGTACGTCTACGACCCTCTCGGGATAGACGCCGAATTTTGCATGCACGCCATCACGGTCAATAGTATTGTTCTTCATGGCATCGTGCATTTCGACACCGTCGCCGACCAGCTGCATCATATCCTTATCAGAGCTGATGATAGTGCATCGACCGCCCGCTTCGCGGGCCTGCCGTGCCAATGTGGCGATAATGTCATCGGCCTCAAACCCTTCTTTTTCCTCGCAGGCGATGTTGAAGGCAATTGTCGCTTCGCGGGTCAGAGGAATTTGCGGCCTTAGGTCTTCGGGCATTGCCTCGCGATTGGCTTTGTACTGATCGTACATCTCGTTACGGAAGGTGTGGCTGCCTTTGTCAAAGATAACGGCAACATGCGTGACATCCCCGCCAGCGTTCCCTTCGACATAGCGTTGGAGCATATTACAAAAGCCCGACACGGCCCCGATGGGTAGGCCATCGGATTTACGGGTGAGAGGCGGCAGCGCGTGGTAGGCGCGAAAGATAAACGCAGAGCCGTCTATCAGATGAAGGTGGTGCCCTTTGCCAAATGCCATGTGCCTGTGCTCCCTTTGTGCGGTGAGCATCCTTTTGCCACGCGTGCGGCGGGATCAAAAGAGGCGATAGCGCGCAGGCTCAGACTTTGCCTTCGAAATCCTCATGGACAAATTTGCAATCGCAATAGCCGCATTCGACAAATCCCTTGTCGACAGGGATTTGCAGCCAGACGCGGGGGTGGCCCAATGCGCCCTCCGCACCATCACAGGCGACGCGGTATGTCGTAACAATACGGGTTTCAGGTGCGTCGATTGTCATGGCAAGCCCTTCGGATATGGCAAAATTGATTGCGAGTGTTATGGCTAAAGCGGGCGGCACGGGCAAGGGGGTTGCGCCTTGCCTTCCGTGCAGGGACGGTAAATCTACGCGAACTCCGCCCATAGTGTCCTGTATGTGGATAAAGTGGTTCACGTCCTCGAGCGGTATGGCTACAAGGCGCTAAACCGAATGTGAGCCGGAGCCTGTGCCCTATGCCGATCCCGAAACCAGTTGTATTGTGTATTCTTGATGGCTGGGGCATTGGCGCTGTGCGCGAAGGGAATGCACCTCTGTTGGCGCATACCCCGAATATGGACCGCCTTATCGCGCAGGCCCCTGCTGCGACCTTGACGACCTTCGGCCCTGATGTCGGTCTGCCAAGGGGTCAAATGGGCAATTCCGAGGTTGGCCATACCAATATCGGTGCAGGCCGTGTGGTGGCGATGGATCTGGGTCAGATTGATCTGGCCATTGAGGAGGGCAGTTTTGCCGCCCATCCCCCGCTACAGGATTTTATCGATGCGATGCAGGCCTCGGGCGGGGTTGCGCATCTTATGGGATTGGTTTCCGGCGGCGGGGTCCATGGCCACATCTCCCATATGATCGCAGCGGTGAAAGCGATTACAGAAGCGGGTATCCGCGTTGTGA encodes the following:
- the polA gene encoding DNA polymerase I; translated protein: MAFGKGHHLHLIDGSAFIFRAYHALPPLTRKSDGLPIGAVSGFCNMLQRYVEGNAGGDVTHVAVIFDKGSHTFRNEMYDQYKANREAMPEDLRPQIPLTREATIAFNIACEEKEGFEADDIIATLARQAREAGGRCTIISSDKDMMQLVGDGVEMHDAMKNNTIDRDGVHAKFGVYPERVVDVQALAGDSVDNVPGAPGIGIKTAALLINEYGDLDTLLERAGEIKQPKRRQTLIDHADQIRLSRKLVLLDDNTPLDFTLDDLEVRDPDPDKLLKFLTEMEFRTLTQRIANTLKVEAPAIPAPAAVEGAPEIKVVPFNEAKYTMVGDKTALEGWIERIYARGYVAVDTETTGLDEMIAELVGISLCVEAGEACYIPLIHKTSRSDDLFGSDDLAEGQMKVEEALTLLTPMLEDPAILKIGQNMKYDAKIFAQLGITVAPFDDTMLMSYAMHAGLHGHGMDTLSERYLGHTPIPIKPLLGSGKSAVTFDKVPLEQAVPYAAEDADITLRLWQMFKPMLHRVQTTRVYETLERPLVPVLAQMERYGVKVDRDTLSRMSNAFSQKMAGLEDEIYALAGRKFNVGSPKQLGEILFDEMGLEGGKKGKTGAYATGVDVLEDLATEHELPGRVLDWRQLSKLKSTYTDALQTHINRDTGRVHTSYSITGASTGRLSSTDPNLQNIPIRSEEGRRIREAFVAEEGKVLVALDYSQIELRLLAHIADLPALKQAFADGLDIHAMTASEMFNVPMEEMTPEIRRQAKAINFGVIYGISGFGLARNLRIPRAEAQGFIDRYFERFPGIRTYMDDTKAFAKEHGYVQTLFGRKIHTPEIASKGPRAGFAARAAINAPIQGTAADVIRRAMIRMPAAIDGLPAKMLLQVHDELLFEVDKGAEDALIKVARDIMENASDPVVKLDVKLSVDAGTGANWAQAH
- a CDS encoding zinc-finger domain-containing protein, yielding MTIDAPETRIVTTYRVACDGAEGALGHPRVWLQIPVDKGFVECGYCDCKFVHEDFEGKV